The sequence ACGTCGCCACGAGCAGGAACGCCAGGAGCACGGCGCTGCGCACTCCGATCTCGAGATAGCTCTGGCTCACGAGGTTCGCGGCGGCACGACGGCGCGCGCGCCGCACCAGCGAGAACGCGAACGCGGCGACCGCGAGCACCGCGGCGACGTACGACATCCACGCCGGCAGGAACGTGTGCTGCGCGAACTGCACGATCCACGCATCGAACGGGAAGGCGATGGAGCCGGTATCGCCGAGCACCCACAGCTGCAGCCCGAGGAAGCCGAGCAGGCCGGCGAGCGTGATGACGAAACTCGGCAGCCCGAAGCGCGTGAACAGGTAGCCGTACAGCAGTCCGACGAGGCAGCCGATCGCGATCGCCGCGACGATGGCCAGCACGAGGGGCCACTGCAGCTGCATGAACGTCACCGCGAGCACGGCCGCCGCGAGGCCCGACACCGACCCCACCGACAGATCGATCTCGCCGAGGAGGAGCACCAGCACCACCCCGAGTGCGATCGTGCCGATCGCCGCACACTGCATCGTGAGGTTGCTGAGGTTCTCGCTCGAGAGGAACACGGGATTGAGTGCCTGGAACACCGTCCAGATCACCGCGATGCCGACCACCACGGGCACGGCTCCGAGGTCGCCGCCCCGGATCCGTGCTACGAACGAGGCGAGCCTCTCCGAAGCGCTCATCGTGCTCCGCCCGGGCGGTCGCCGTGCCCGCGCCGGGACCGTGCGCTCGGCATCCGGATCACCTTCCCGCCGGGCTCCTCCGCCTCGGATCCGTCGTCGGCGGCGTCGAGGTCGTCGGCGGCGTCGAGGCCGTCGGGGAGTTCGGGACGGCTGGGGGTGCGCGGCTCGCCGGCCGCGGCCTGCCCCGGATGCCGGAGTGCCGAGTGGTCGACGGCGCCCGTGATCGCCGCGATCAGGGTCTCGCTGGTGATGTCGGCGATGTTGTACTCGCCGTTGTTGCGGCCGAGCCGCAGCACGACCGCGCGGTCGGCGACGGCCATCACATCGGCCATGTTGTGGCTGATGAGGATGACGCCGTGCCCGCGTTCGCGGAGCCGTTCGATGAGGTTGAGGACCTCGGCCGTCTGCGCCACCCCGAGTGCGGCGGTCGGCTCGTCGAGGATCACGATGCGCGGCTCGCCGATGAGCGAGCGGGCGATCGCGACGGTCTGCCGCTGCCCGCCCGACAGCGACGCGACCGGCACGCGCACCGAGGGGATCTTCGCCGAGAGCTCGCGCAGCAGTGTCCAGGTGCGCTGCTCCATGTCGACCTCGTCGAGGGTCGCGCCCTCGCGCAGCTCGCGCCCGAGCCACAGATTCGCGACGACGTCCAGGTTGTCGCACAGCGCGAGGTCCTGGAAGATCGTCTCGATCCCGAGCTCCTGGGCGTCGGCGGGGGAGTCGATGCGCACCGGGTCGCCGTCGAACTCGATGACGCCCGCATCCGGGGGGTGCACGCCGGCGAGCACCTTCACCAGCGTCGACTTGCCCGCCCCGTTGTCGCCGACGAGCGCCACGACCTCGCCCTCGTGCACCCAGAAGTCGACGTCGGTGAGCGCGCGCACGGCGCCGAACCGCTTGCCGATCCCGCGCATCATCAGAACGCGCTCGCGCGGTCGCCCCGCCCGCGGGTGCGTCATCGACATGCTCGCCTCCAGGGTCAGGACCCTACCCGATGCCCGCGGCTTCGCACGCATCGGCGTAGGCGGGCGTGCAGATGTCGTCGACCGACCAGAAGTCGTCGGCGACCACCGTCTGCATGATGTTGTCGATCGTGACCG comes from Microbacterium cremeum and encodes:
- a CDS encoding sugar ABC transporter permease, which gives rise to MSASERLASFVARIRGGDLGAVPVVVGIAVIWTVFQALNPVFLSSENLSNLTMQCAAIGTIALGVVLVLLLGEIDLSVGSVSGLAAAVLAVTFMQLQWPLVLAIVAAIAIGCLVGLLYGYLFTRFGLPSFVITLAGLLGFLGLQLWVLGDTGSIAFPFDAWIVQFAQHTFLPAWMSYVAAVLAVAAFAFSLVRRARRRAAANLVSQSYLEIGVRSAVLLAFLLVATWYLNLYRGVGVMFLVFLVLVVATNFALTRTRWGRAVYAVGGSAEAARRAGIRVDRIYLSVFMMCSTFAAAGGILAAARLGSANQSSGTGDVNLNAIAAAVIGGTSLFGGRGSAYSALIGIVVIQSISSGLFLLKLDSSVQFMVTGVVLVLAVIVDSISRRTRAATGRA
- a CDS encoding ATP-binding cassette domain-containing protein, with the protein product MTHPRAGRPRERVLMMRGIGKRFGAVRALTDVDFWVHEGEVVALVGDNGAGKSTLVKVLAGVHPPDAGVIEFDGDPVRIDSPADAQELGIETIFQDLALCDNLDVVANLWLGRELREGATLDEVDMEQRTWTLLRELSAKIPSVRVPVASLSGGQRQTVAIARSLIGEPRIVILDEPTAALGVAQTAEVLNLIERLRERGHGVILISHNMADVMAVADRAVVLRLGRNNGEYNIADITSETLIAAITGAVDHSALRHPGQAAAGEPRTPSRPELPDGLDAADDLDAADDGSEAEEPGGKVIRMPSARSRRGHGDRPGGAR